In the Mycolicibacter sp. MU0102 genome, one interval contains:
- the moaC gene encoding cyclic pyranopterin monophosphate synthase MoaC: protein MTGPLSHLDDRGAAHMVDVSAKATTKRVAVAGGVLRTTAEVIQLISAGGLPKGDALATARVAGIMAAKRTSDLVPLCHQLALTGVDVDFTIGESQIDITASVRTTDRTGVEMEALTAVSVAALTLYDMIKAVDRAAVIDDIRVLSKDGGRTGSWERS from the coding sequence ATGACCGGGCCGCTCTCACACCTCGACGACCGGGGTGCGGCCCACATGGTCGACGTCAGCGCGAAGGCGACCACCAAGCGTGTCGCGGTCGCCGGCGGTGTGCTGCGCACCACCGCCGAAGTGATCCAGCTGATCTCGGCCGGCGGACTGCCCAAGGGCGACGCGCTGGCCACCGCACGGGTGGCCGGCATCATGGCCGCGAAACGCACCAGCGATCTGGTCCCGCTCTGCCACCAACTGGCTCTGACCGGAGTCGACGTGGACTTCACCATCGGCGAATCCCAGATCGACATCACAGCCTCCGTACGCACCACCGACCGCACTGGGGTCGAGATGGAAGCGCTGACCGCGGTCAGCGTGGCGGCTCTGACCCTCTACGACATGATCAAGGCCGTGGACCGCGCCGCCGTCATCGACGACATCCGGGTGCTGAGCAAGGACGGCGGCCGTACCGGGTCCTGGGAGCGCTCGTGA